One genomic segment of Mytilus galloprovincialis chromosome 5, xbMytGall1.hap1.1, whole genome shotgun sequence includes these proteins:
- the LOC143077022 gene encoding uncharacterized protein LOC143077022 — translation MVLILILTPLYNSEKTLLRFAREICELKYDHELISIAFGEDGSTDGTVEKAKLIIDELKASGFRNISFYHFDIDQQVIGDWGNIHQRNQQYKRRQHLAKARNLLLKNALSDQDYVLWIDSDIGDLPQDIIQQLLFAKKDIVNPSCLFKQGRTVRNYDKNIWRETPLSLEKQREMPANYLVLEGYGSTSRIYLPDLRGEGCIVPLDGVGGCTLLVRATCHREGLDFPETLFDHHIETEGLAKKAKTMGYSVYGMPFVEVFHS, via the exons ATGGTACTG ATATTGATATTAACACCGTTGTATAATAGTGAGAAGACGTTGTTAAGATTTGCACGTGAGATCTGCGAACTCAAATATGACCATGAATTAATATCGATAGCTTTTGGTGAGGACGGGAGTACGGACGGAACAGTAGAGAAAGCTAAACTTATCATAGATGAGTTGAAGGCGTCAGGGTTTCGTAACATCAGTTTTTATCATTTTGACATCGATCAACAAGTAATTGGGGATTGGGGGAATATTCATCAGAGAAATCAACAATATAAACGAAGACAACACTTAGCTAAAGCTAGGAATTTACTGTTAAAAAACGCTTTATCTGATCAAGACTATGTGTTATGGATAGACAGCGACATAGGCGACTTACCTCAAGATATAATACAACAATTGTTGTTTGCCAAAAAGGATATCGTCAATCCCTCGTGTTTATTTAAACAAGGACGAACTGTCAGAAATTATGACAAAAACATTTGGAGAGAAACGCCCCTTTCTCTAGAAAAACAAAGGGAAATGCCTGCTAATTATCTTGTACTTGAAGGTTATGGTTCAACTTCTCGGATATACTTACCCGATCTGCGTGGAGAAGGGTGTATTGTCCCCCTAGATGGTGTTGGTGGTTGCACTCTTCTGGTACGGGCAACGTGTCACAGAGAAGGTTTAGATTTTCCAGAAACTCTGTTTGACCACCATATTGAAACAGAAGGTTTAgctaaaaaggcaaaaacaaTGGGATACTCCGTTTATGGCATGCCATTTGTAGAAGTGTTTCATTCATGA